One stretch of Tenrec ecaudatus isolate mTenEca1 chromosome 18, mTenEca1.hap1, whole genome shotgun sequence DNA includes these proteins:
- the SNRPA gene encoding U1 small nuclear ribonucleoprotein A, producing MAVPETRPNRTIYINNLNEKIKKDELKKSLYAIFSQFGQILDILVSRSLKMRGQAFVIFKEVSSATNALRSMQGFPFYDKPMRIQYAKTDSDIIAKMKGTFVERDRKREKRKPKSQETPSAKKAVQGGAAAPGVGAVPGPVPGMPPMTQAPHIMHHMPGQPPYMPPPGMIPPPGLAPGQLPPGAIPPQQLMPGQMPPAQPLSENPPNHILFLTNLPEETSELMLSMLFNQFPGFKEVRLVPGRHDIAFVEFDNEVQAGAARDALQGFKITQNNAMKISFAKK from the exons ATGGCAGTGCCCGAGACGCGCCCCAACCGCACTATTTATATCAACAATCTCAACGAAAAGATCAAGAAGGATG AGCTGAAGAAGTCCCTGTACGCCATCTTCTCGCAGTTTGGCCAGATCCTAGATATCCTGGTGTCGCGGAGCCTGAAGATGCGGGGCCAAGCCTTTGTCATCTTCAAGGAGGTCAGCAGCGCCACCAACGCCCTGCGGTCCATGCAGGGCTTCCCCTTCTACGACAAGCCCATG CGGATCCAGTACGCCAAGACGGACTCGGACATCATCGCCAAGATGAAGGGCACCTTCGTGGAGCGCGACCGCAAGCGGGAGAAGAGGAAGCCCAAGAGCCAGGAGACCCCCTCAGCCAAGAAGGCCGTGCAGGGCGGGGCCGCcgcccctggggtgggggccgTCCCGGGGCCTGTCCCA ggcatgCCACCCATGACGCAGGCTCCCCACATCATGCACCACATGCCCGGCCAGCCGCCCTACATGCCTCCCCCTGGCATGATTCCGCCACCCGGCCTGGCCCCTGGCCAGCTCCCTCCAGGGGCCATTCCTCCACAGCAGCTGATGCCAGGACAGATGCCCCCTGCCCAGCCG CTTTCTGAAAACCCGCCGAACCACATCCTGTTCCTCACCAACCTGCCTGAGGAGACCAGCGAGCTCATGCTGTCCATGCTGTTTAACCA GTTCCCCGGCTTCAAGGAGGTGCGGCTGGTGCCCGGGCGGCACGACATCGCTTTTGTGGAGTTTGACAACGAGGTGCAGGCAGGGGCCGCCCGCGATGCCCTGCAGGGCTTCAAGATCACCCAGAACAACGCCATGAAGATCTCCTTCGCCAAGAAGTAG
- the ACTMAP gene encoding actin maturation protease: MTSQCCPCEPPAPAAQASLVPAPLPPSTPDVKSLRTPLSLQVSVPLPPPPPPPPLPASLGPALPLVFGLEKSQLLKEALEKTGPVPTGREDVKRLLKLHKDRFRRDLRWILFCVDLPSCIQEGPQCGLVALWMAGTLLVPPSGVPLERLVQVALERGYTAQGEMFSVADMGRLAQEVLGCHTELLRGGLGGPNRDRVLQHLVSGQPLLIPYDEDFNHAPCQRKGHKAHWAVSTGVLLGIPGKPGPGYAEDPELAGLFHPVPGTPRQPPPLPEADSPGTVYLLSKQGKSWHYQLWDYEQVQESNLQLTDFSPSRAEDGRSYVVPAGGVQAGLCGQALLLRLHGAGC, from the exons ATGACATCTCAGTGCTGTCCCTGTGAACCCCCAGCCCCTGCAGCCCAAGCTTCCCTCGTTCCTGCTCCACTGCCTCCAAGTACCCCCGATGTCAAGTCTCTGCGGACTCCCCTGAGCCTCCAGGTCTCTGTTCCGCTGCCaccgcctccacctccacccccactcccggcATCCTTGGGGCCTGCTCTCCCGCTGGTCTTCGGCCTGGAAAAGAGTCAGCTCCTGAAGGAGGCTTTGGAGAAGACTGGCCCCGTCCCCACTGGCAGAGAGGATGTGAAGAGGCTGCTGAAGCTACACAAGGATCG TTTCAGGAGAGACTTGCGATGGATCCTCTTCTGTGTAGACCTGCCCTCCTGCATCCAAGAAGGTCCCCA GTGTGGGCTGGTGGCCTTGTGGATGGCTGGCACCCTCCTGGTGCCCCCCAGCGGTGTCCCCCTGGAGAGACTCGTGCAGGTGGCACTGGAGCGGGGCTATACCGCGCAGGGGGAGATGTTCTCCG TGGCCGACATGGGGAGGCTGGCCCAGGAGGTGTTGGGCTGCCACACCGAGCTGCTCCGTGGCGGCTTGGGCGGACCCAACAGAGACCGCGTCCTGCAGCACCTCGTCTCCGGACAGCCCCTTCTCATCCC CTACGATGAGGACTTCAACCACGCGCCCTGTCAGAGGAAGGGCCACAAGGCCCACTGGGCAGTGAGCACAG GGGTCCTGCTGGGCATACCAGGCAAGCCGGGTCCCGGCTACGCTGAAGATCCTGAGCTGGCAGGCCTGTTCCACCCGGTGCCCGGCACACCCCGTCAGCCACCCCCTCTGCCAGAGGCAGACTCCCCGGGAACTGTCTACCTGCTCTCTAAGCAGGGCAAGAGCTGGCACTACCAGCTGTGGGACTATGAGCAGGTCCAGGAGAGCAACCTGCAGCTGACAGACTTCTCGCCGTCGCGGGCCGAGGACGGCAGGTCCTACGTGGTGCCTGCTGGCGGGGTGCAGGCTGGCCTCTGTGGCCAGGCCCTGCTCCTTCGACTGCATGGTGCTGGCTGCTAG